The genomic segment CAACCCTAGAGGCTGGTGATGGGTGCTCTGGGAGAGGACGACAGAGGGCTGGTGTCAGGGTGGGAGGGAGCAGAGTGGAGAGGTGATGCTGAGGAGGGCTTCTCAGAGAAGGCCAGCACCTCCGGCCCATCCTAGAGGGTCTCCTTTTACCACCCAGGGCTGACGAATACTGCGTTTATTCAGCCAGCTTCCTAAATGCAGTTTGCGACATTGAGCAGCATTTCCAAACCTCAGCCCATCCATGGCCCGAGATTCAGACTGGACCAAAGATGGCCCCACAGCTGACATTCCTGTGCTGGTCCAGGACTTGGCAGGAAGGGTGAGCTCTGTCAGGGAGTAGGGGCCCAGGGAAGCTCACAGCTGGAAGGAGTCCCTCCACAGAGACCCCAGGATCTCCAGGAAAaatgagagaggagttcccattgtggctcagcagcaacaaacctgactagtatccatgaggacgctggttcaatccctggcctcactggtgggttaaggatccagagttgctatgagctgtggtgtaggtcacagatacagctccaatcttgtgttgctgtggctgtggcgtgggctggcagctgcagctccgattcaacccctagcctaggaacttccatatgccacagatacagccctaaaaaaaaaaagcaaaaataaatgtaaataaataagtaggtaagtaagtaaataaataaaggggagaGACAAAGACCCTCTGAAATGATTTTGAATAAGAACTCCCAGGATGGGGATGCAGGGGAgaggtgaggggtggggctgcCTGGTGAGTGCACCCCAGGGCCTACCCTCAGGGGTCGGTAACAAGAAGGGggggtagttcccatcgtggctcagcagctaacaaacccgtctaggatccatgaggatgagggttcaatccctggcctcgctcaatgggttaaggatccggcattgccatgagctgtggtgtaggtcacagacaagcctcagatctggcattgctgtgactgcggcataggccaacagctgcagctccaattcaacccctagcctgggaacttccatatgccatgggtgtggccctaaaaaaaataaagaaagcaagcaagcaagcagagggggtgggagagggctgGTCCTGGTACTCTGGATGGGAGAGTCTTGCTTGGGCTGGAGGAAAGGTATCTGGAAGAGTGAGGTGGCAACTGAGCTGCCGTCACTAAGCCCCTACAACATGCAAACTGTTGTGTGGAAAGCAGCTGAGTAGTGTGGCCACTGGCCCCAAAGGGCTTGATTCCTGTCTGGTGGGGCGGCCCACATATGAACTATTAACTTTAATGCAGGCCAGTGAAATAGACATAGACGAGATGATAAGCAGCCTCTGAGGGTTTTGCTTGCTTCTGTATGTTTGGATTACAGAACTGAGTTGTCCGTGGGAGTTTTCTCCTCCTCAGGATAAATCCAGCTCAGTTTCTTTCCTCTGATGATCATGGTCATAATTAACTCTATACGTAATTGTGCACAAGGACTTTCACAGGCACTGGCTTCTTCTCATCCATTAGCTGCTTTGATTTTTCAATAGTATGTATATctgtataactataaatagagTAAAATCcgttgaattattttaaaaaatgtatcaaagGAAGCATTATTGAACAAGTGGGGGTTACACATTAGGACAGTTAAGGACCAGTCCCAGGTTTGTTCTTTGCTGCTGTGTGACTGCAGgcaaatcatttaacttctctaaagTTCAGTTTTCTCCTCTAGGAAATAGAAATAATGGTTATTCTTTAGAGAATGATTGGAGAGTAAAATTCAACTCACCAAGTGTGTCTGAGTGCTTtctctgtaccaggcactgttctaagtacaTTACGTGCATGAACCACAACACGAGGAGGCGGTACTgtcatcatttctattttaaggAGGAGGCGCTAAAGGACAGAGAGGATAGGTAATTCGGCCAAGGTGACACAGCTgataagaggcagagctgggatttgaacccaggaagtcTGGTTCCAAGATACATAATCACAACCTATGTGATATCAATAGAAAGTGAACCAGTAAGAGCTGCCTTAGAATCATCACGTCCAAAGGGAATCAGGACTCATGTGCAACAGTGAGTCAGTTAAGTCTGTCAACAAACCTTAGGAGTGCTTACCTTGTGCCAGCTCAGTTTAAGCTCTGGGAACAAAGTGGCCAACAAGACCAGATGGCTCCTGCCCTCCAGAAGCTTCTCTCCTGTTGGGGGTGGGaagtgaatatatgtatatgtgcacatGGGGGCacagaagacaaacaaaaataactccTGAAACTAAGTgctaggaaaaaataaactaggCTGATGGGAAGAGAGTGTCTAGAGCACTGCTTTAGCAGGGGTGATTGGGAGAGCCTCTCTAAGGAGAGGATATCTGAGCCAAACCTGAATAATAAGGATATAGCCATACAAAGGCTAAGAAAAGAGTATTCTAGCCAGAAGaagcagcctgtgcaaaggccctgcaaCGGTGCTGCACTGATGTGTTCTGGAGCAGAAGGAACACCAGTGTGGCTGGTGCAGAAGAGCAAGGAGGAGAGGGGTGCCAACTTCCCTGGGACTGTTGACAGTTAATGGGGAGCAGGGCCTCCTCCACTGCTAGTTCTGTGCTTGTTGTGCTGTCTCATGCTGCAGCCATGCTGTGTTGTATGGGTCACACTCAGGGAGTGGAGAAATGAACTTGGTGTCTCACATCAggcattttaaaagacaaagtgggagttcccatcgtggctcaagggttaacaaatccgactaggaaccacgaggttgcgggttcgatccctggccttgctcagtgggttaaggatccggcgttgcgtgagctgtggtgtaagttgcagacgtggctcggatcccgcgttgctgtggctgtggcataggccagcggctacagctccgattcgacccctagcctgggaacctccacatgccacgggagcagcccaagaaatggcaaaaagaccaaaaaaaaaaaaaatttaaaaagacaagtgAACAGAATGGGACAGGACAGAAGGTGATAGATCATGGTGCACAGGTTCTAACAGTAAATACTATTTTGTGAAATTGGTTTTAGCTATGTATTAGTTATATATTTATGGGCTATTTCTATGCAGGTTATTACGGAACACATTTCCTACTGGGGGGGAGCACATTTCTAGATCCCGATGGGGTCCAGCCTGCTCTCAGGTTTGAGAAGCACAACTGATGGAGCCACCTAAGGCGAGTCACCTTGCCCTGCggtccctctgtctgtctgtcattCTCCCTGAGCTCCGAGAACACAGGTTCTTCGGTATCTGGCCTGAGTCAAACCGAGAATTGGCAATCGGAGGAGAACTCaattctgaaacaaaacaaaacaaaacaaaaaaaaaaacaagggttcCTCAGTTCATCCAGGCTCCGCAGTAACCCCCTCTGTCGGAGCAGTGCCTCCTGGACCTGTGTACCTGGTCACCCTGGGGTGGCTTCCTGCAAGTGGCCCTCCTGCCTCTCTCACTCTGCTCTCTCCTCCTCAGGTCTTCAACGATCCCAGTCCCTTCAGCCTCACCGGCCGGCTTGCCCCCTCGGAGACTCAGGATATCATCCACCCCCTTGACGAGGAGGCCTTCCCCAAGGTGTCCCCAGAGCTGAGGAACTCGGAACTGCACGGCAGCACGGACAGTGGATTTGGCAGTGCCAAGCCATCCCTGCAGGCGGATGAGCCCCAgttcctcctctctgcccccaacccccaggccGAGGAGACTCTGGGAACGGAGGCGCCCCTGTCGCCAGAGAACAGCTGCAGCAGTGGTGGCGGCAGCAGTACTGACAGCGGGATCTGCTTGCAGGAGCCCAGCCCGAGTCCTGGCACAGAGCCCAGCTGGGAGCTGCCAGCAGGGAGCAACAGCCGGAACCAGGATGACAGTGGCATTGGCCTGGTCCAGAACTCTGAGGGGAAGCCTGAGGATGCTCGGGGTGGCTCAGCTGTGGGCCACACTAGTCCCCTGGGACCTGAGATGCCGGCAGAAGACCCAGCCGCAGAGGCCTTCCGGGGCTACCTGAAGCAGACCCAGTGCACAGAGGAGAAGGCAGCCAGTGCCAGCGGCCTGGAAGAAGAGTCTTCCTCAACAGATGGCCTCGGTCCCAAATTCAGGACATGCCTGGAGGCTGAGGAAGGCTGGCCTCTACCAGCCTTGGCCAAGGGCTACTTGAAACAGGACCCCTCAGAAATCTCTCTCACTCCCTCAGGGGCTCCAGCTGGACAGTGGAACCAACCAGCTGAGGATTGGCCACTCCTGCACCTGACCAGCTGTGGTGACCTCGGAACATCTGGCTGGAGCT from the Sus scrofa isolate TJ Tabasco breed Duroc chromosome 9, Sscrofa11.1, whole genome shotgun sequence genome contains:
- the IL10RA gene encoding interleukin-10 receptor subunit alpha isoform X2; its protein translation is MRGSESLSAQHRTASSRQNLDQILPTLGLKLGSQGVRLWSREVLLKQRWEFLSAETEVTLTVDSVTLEVHNGIILGTIKPPRPKIAPAGDTYETIFHDFREYEIEVRKVPGPYKFKEKVQHENFSLPILRGLGELCVRVKPSIISRTNKKVWSKEECIVLAPQYFTVTNLSIFFTFVLLLYGALAYCLALQLYVRRRGKLPTVLVFNDPSPFSLTGRLAPSETQDIIHPLDEEAFPKVSPELRNSELHGSTDSGFGSAKPSLQADEPQFLLSAPNPQAEETLGTEAPLSPENSCSSGGGSSTDSGICLQEPSPSPGTEPSWELPAGSNSRNQDDSGIGLVQNSEGKPEDARGGSAVGHTSPLGPEMPAEDPAAEAFRGYLKQTQCTEEKAASASGLEEESSSTDGLGPKFRTCLEAEEGWPLPALAKGYLKQDPSEISLTPSGAPAGQWNQPAEDWPLLHLTSCGDLGTSGWSFAHELAPLDCVEAPGGLVGSFDSDLVTLPLISSLHSNE